In the Brassica napus cultivar Da-Ae chromosome A7, Da-Ae, whole genome shotgun sequence genome, one interval contains:
- the LOC106358302 gene encoding LOW QUALITY PROTEIN: WD40 repeat-containing protein HOS15 (The sequence of the model RefSeq protein was modified relative to this genomic sequence to represent the inferred CDS: inserted 5 bases in 3 codons): MLGPLCFNFTRFRYVGTYHRLGYSDSVEFGRRRCLQTSVELNYLIFRYLQESGLTHAAFTLGXNKCKIDGNMVPPGALVKFVQKGLHYMILLCYLQQGAANIDEDFSFFQPLDLISKDVKELQVMLRERKREERHKDKDRERSKENDKEVERGHDGDRSKSASLNXRSMERMKLEREKAHANQLGDGDRDMAIDQNEKENAGDEEHGPSSGRTTMTPTSLPSRISNSDVRVLEGHTAEVCACAWSPSASLLASGSGDTTARIWSIPESGRSISTLILKHAKGKSNEKCKDVTTLDWNGEGTLLATGSXMHEYEYDTGCNCNIGPTLDVDWRNNVSFATSSTDTMIYLSKIGETRPVKTFAGHQGEVNCVKWDPTGTLLASCSDDSTAKMWNVKQHSFVHDLRDHSKEIYTIRWSPTGPGTNNPNKPLTLASASFDSTVKIWDAELGKMLCNLNGHRDAVYSLAFSPNGEYIVSGSVDKSIHIWSLKEGKIVKTYTGAGGIFEVCWNKEGNKLAACFADNSVSVLDFRM; encoded by the exons ATGTTAGGCCCATTGTGTTTTAATTTCACCCGGTTTAGATACGTGGGAACATATCACCGACTGGGTTACTCCGACTCGGTCGAATTTGGCCGTAGGAGATGTCTTCAAACCTCCGTCGAATTGAATTATCTGATCTTCCGATATCTTCAGGAATCAG GGTTGACACACGCTGCATTCACACTAG TTAATAAATGCAAAATCGATGGGAATATGGTTCCACCGGGTGCTCTTGTCAAGTTTGTTCAGAAAGGTCTCCACTA TATGATTTTGCTGTGTTACTTGCAGCAGGGGGCAGCGAACATTGACGAGGATTTCTCATTCTTTCAACCGTTGGATCTGATCTCAAAGGATGTAAAAGAGTTGCAGGTGATGCTGAGGGAGAGGAAGAGGGAAGAGAGGCATAAGGACAAGGACAGAGAAAGATCTAAAGAAAACGATAAAGAGGTTGAACGAGGTCATGATGGAGATCGCAGCAAATCAGCTTCTTTGAA GAGAAGCATGGAGAGAATGAAATTAGAGAGGGAAAAGGCTCATGCAAATCAGCTTGGAGATGGTGATAGGGACATGGCTATTGACcaaaatgagaaagaaaacGCTGGAGATGAAGAGCATGGCCCTTCTTCGGGTCG AACCACCATGACTCCGACATCTCTGCCGTCTCGCATTTCTAATTCTGATGTGAGGGTTTTGGAAGGGCATACTGCTGAG GTTTGTGCGTGCGCATGGAGTCCGTCGGCTTCATTGCTTGCCTCAGG gtctggtgatacGACAGCACGTATCTGGAGTATTCCGGAATCTGGTCGTAGTATCAGCACTTTGATCCTGAAACATGCAAAAGGAAAGTCAAACGAGAAGTGCAAGGATGTGACTACTCTTGACTGGAAT GGTGAGGGGACTTTACTTGCAACTGGTTC CATGCATGAGTATGAGTATGACACCGGATGCAATTGCAATATAGGGCCAACACTTGACGTTGATTGGCGCAACAATGTGTCTTTTGCAACGAGTTCTACGGACACAATGATCTACTTAAGCAAGATTGGAGAAACTCGGCCTGTCAAAACCTTTGCTGGTCATCAG GGTGAGGTTAATTGCGTGAAATGGGATCCTACCGGTACTTTACTGGCCTCGTGCTCTGATGATAGTACCGCTAAG ATGTGGAATGTAAAACAACACAGCTTTGTTCATGATCTCCGAGACCATTCTAAG GAGATATATACAATCAGATGGAGCCCTACAGGACCAGGAACCAACAATCCTAACAAACCGCTAACTCTTGCGAg TGCATCATTTGACTCAACAGTAAAGATATGGGATGCAGAACTAGGAAAGATGCTATGTAATCTCAACGGCCACAG GGACGCGGTATACTCATTGGCGTTTAGTCCAAACGGGGAGTACATAGTGAGTGGGTCAGTGGACAAATCGATACACATATGGTCATTAAAAGAAGGCAAGATCGTGAAGACATACACAGGAGCTGGAGGGATTTTCGAAGTGTGTTGGAACAAGGAAGGTAACAAACTCGCAGCTTGTTTCGCTGATAACTCGGTCTCTGTTCTAGATTTCAGAATGTAG